A stretch of Endozoicomonas sp. SCSIO W0465 DNA encodes these proteins:
- a CDS encoding transposase has translation MTKQRKNYSPEFKRKAIAMVVEQKQAVTEVARSLGINDGNLRRWIREQDEKKEMSFPGKGQQALTPDQQRIKELEAENRQLKMEQEILKKATAFFAKDLL, from the coding sequence GTGACAAAGCAGCGTAAAAATTATTCTCCGGAATTCAAGCGTAAAGCCATTGCCATGGTAGTGGAGCAGAAGCAGGCTGTAACAGAGGTTGCCAGAAGTCTTGGTATCAATGATGGCAACCTGAGACGCTGGATACGGGAACAGGATGAAAAAAAGGAAATGTCTTTTCCAGGCAAAGGGCAGCAAGCTTTGACGCCTGATCAGCAGCGAATAAAAGAGCTGGAAGCTGAAAACCGCCAGTTGAAAATGGAACAGGAAATATTAAAAAAGGCGACGGCCTTCTTCGCGAAAGACCTGTTGTAA
- a CDS encoding IS66 family transposase: MIPELPATMSAEILLKENAELRMRVACLEERCRELEEKVGKNSQNSSKPPSSDGYQKPCKNSNSPDHSDDLSADKGTDPSDEKPNPKSLRQSSGNKAGGKKGHQGTCLKQVDIPDYIEYLPVKECNKCQASLLDSEPVKYIERQVFEPGRPGEFEVTAHRAEVKICTCGCRNQAEFPEGVTAAAQYGSATQAMAVYLNQYHFLPFKRVSEYFNTLYKMSVSAGTVANFVARTYENLASTEEVIRDALRESSVAGADETGMRAEGSLHWLHVMRDEQWTLYYLSEKRGREAMDTMGILLTFAGVLVHDHWKSYFAYAATHVLCNAHHLRELLGVVDRDSNQLALRLMKLLRLSWHYCKGFKTIGMLQMPSVVCERIEKIYDRLLQRALMKEVVYMEKQREELKRKKVKNTKAYNLFKRLTEFKAETLRFMSDFTIPFDNNGSERDVRMAKLKQKISGCFRSADGGSMFARIRSYLSSARKQGMDIYQSLHRAVRNYCNMPLLSAE; encoded by the coding sequence ATGATTCCAGAACTACCCGCAACTATGTCGGCTGAGATTCTCTTGAAAGAGAATGCAGAGCTGCGGATGAGAGTTGCCTGTCTGGAAGAGCGATGTCGAGAATTGGAAGAAAAGGTTGGCAAGAACAGTCAAAACAGCAGCAAGCCGCCATCGTCTGATGGTTATCAAAAACCTTGTAAAAACAGTAATTCTCCAGATCATTCTGACGACCTTTCCGCAGATAAAGGTACCGATCCATCGGATGAAAAACCCAATCCTAAAAGTCTGAGACAGTCTTCTGGTAATAAAGCCGGTGGAAAGAAAGGGCATCAGGGCACTTGTCTTAAACAGGTCGATATCCCTGACTATATTGAGTACCTTCCGGTTAAAGAATGCAATAAATGTCAGGCGTCTCTTCTTGATAGTGAGCCGGTCAAATATATTGAACGACAGGTGTTTGAACCAGGGAGACCGGGTGAATTTGAAGTAACGGCCCATAGAGCTGAAGTAAAAATCTGCACTTGTGGTTGTCGGAATCAGGCTGAATTCCCGGAAGGTGTTACCGCTGCCGCACAATATGGCTCAGCCACACAGGCTATGGCCGTCTATCTTAACCAATACCATTTCCTGCCTTTTAAGCGCGTGTCAGAGTATTTTAATACTCTCTATAAAATGAGTGTAAGTGCAGGCACTGTCGCCAATTTTGTGGCCAGAACCTATGAAAATCTGGCTTCTACTGAAGAGGTTATTCGTGACGCCTTGCGGGAATCGTCTGTTGCCGGAGCCGATGAAACGGGTATGCGGGCCGAGGGCTCTTTGCACTGGCTACACGTTATGCGGGATGAACAATGGACGCTCTACTACTTGTCTGAAAAGCGAGGTCGTGAGGCCATGGACACGATGGGCATACTGCTAACATTTGCAGGCGTTCTGGTTCATGATCATTGGAAATCCTATTTTGCATATGCGGCAACTCACGTACTTTGCAATGCCCATCACCTGAGGGAGCTTTTGGGTGTTGTTGATAGGGACAGCAATCAACTGGCGTTGCGATTGATGAAGCTACTGAGGCTTTCCTGGCATTACTGCAAGGGCTTTAAGACCATAGGTATGCTACAGATGCCAAGTGTTGTCTGTGAACGAATCGAGAAGATTTATGACCGGTTGCTTCAGCGGGCTCTAATGAAAGAAGTCGTCTATATGGAGAAGCAACGAGAGGAGCTTAAGCGCAAGAAAGTCAAGAATACTAAAGCTTACAATCTCTTCAAACGACTCACTGAGTTCAAGGCTGAGACACTGCGCTTCATGTCAGATTTTACCATTCCCTTCGATAACAATGGCAGTGAGCGGGATGTTCGAATGGCCAAGTTAAAGCAGAAAATCTCAGGCTGCTTCAGGAGTGCAGACGGTGGTTCTATGTTTGCACGGATTCGCAGCTATTTGTCGTCTGCCAGAAAACAGGGAATGGACATATATCAATCACTTCATAGAGCTGTTCGGAATTACTGTAATATGCCTTTGCTCAGTGCTGAATAG
- a CDS encoding transposase — translation MKNDLIELYSDYLLSSSGKTTATGVSELLDNVYSHDQFTRLLSNNEFTSRDLWLYVKPVVRQVECSDGVLIFDDTIQEKQFSKENALNTWHFDHTKNRTVKGINLLNAHYHAGDASIPVAYKLIEKTILYTDLKTKKVRRYAEQTKNEMMREMLMICCHNQLMFRYVLADSWFCSNDNMMFIRHDCNKHFLMAMKSNRKVSLSLDDKLQGRSQRIDTVDFSEDKPVQGWIAGVDFPVLLYRQVFKNKDGSTGILYLVCSDLDCDAETLKAIYEKRWKVEVFHKTLKSNASMAKSPAHTVRTQSNHIFLSIYSAFRLEVLSLKVNLNHFQLRAKIYMAGLKASLGQLRELLAA, via the coding sequence ATGAAAAATGATCTCATAGAACTTTATTCTGACTACCTGTTGTCGTCGTCTGGGAAGACCACTGCAACGGGAGTGTCAGAGCTTTTGGATAATGTCTACAGTCATGACCAATTCACCCGATTGCTTTCAAACAATGAGTTTACCAGTCGTGACTTATGGCTTTACGTTAAACCCGTCGTGCGACAGGTTGAGTGCAGTGATGGGGTTTTGATCTTTGACGATACGATTCAGGAAAAGCAGTTCAGCAAAGAGAATGCCCTGAACACCTGGCATTTTGATCATACAAAAAATCGCACCGTGAAAGGTATAAATCTGCTCAATGCACACTACCATGCCGGAGATGCGTCGATTCCTGTCGCCTATAAATTGATCGAGAAAACCATCCTGTACACCGACTTGAAGACAAAAAAGGTAAGACGATATGCAGAGCAAACCAAAAATGAAATGATGCGGGAGATGCTGATGATTTGCTGCCATAACCAGCTTATGTTCCGCTATGTCCTTGCAGATAGCTGGTTTTGCTCAAACGACAATATGATGTTTATTCGACACGACTGTAATAAACATTTCCTGATGGCGATGAAGTCAAACCGCAAGGTATCCCTCAGTCTGGACGACAAATTACAAGGCCGTTCACAGCGTATAGATACTGTTGATTTTTCAGAAGATAAGCCTGTACAAGGGTGGATAGCAGGTGTCGATTTCCCTGTTCTGCTATACCGTCAGGTCTTTAAAAACAAAGACGGAAGCACAGGCATTCTCTATCTGGTTTGCAGCGATCTTGACTGTGATGCCGAGACTCTCAAGGCAATCTACGAGAAACGGTGGAAAGTCGAGGTCTTCCATAAAACGCTGAAATCGAATGCGTCAATGGCCAAGTCACCGGCGCATACTGTGAGAACACAGAGTAATCATATCTTTCTTTCAATTTACTCAGCCTTCAGGTTGGAAGTATTGTCATTGAAAGTAAATCTGAATCACTTTCAGCTCAGAGCCAAAATCTATATGGCAGGGCTGAAAGCTTCGTTGGGGCAGCTGAGAGAGCTGTTAGCTGCGTAA
- a CDS encoding ISNCY family transposase, which produces MRKKRNPQCSMELHYVPHEICSQLSGISQWLDAHPQFNDWIYEDLSSGDKQNTGRNGLSAESVLRAALLKQYLNCDYDYLSFVLMDSMLFRDFCRLEPNQRPSRSSLHGLISLLTASTWERINNCQLMTAKDQGIEKGRTVAIDSTVTESDIKPPCDSDLLASSVKEICRLLERGQTLTATPLYEYTHHNRAVKDAARKCIYAGKEERHQHYKKLLQLTRKSRKVLIEATVTLANARQQGQCLLADDADKWQADVDHLLPLVDAIVSQTERRVFKGEKVPAQEKVVSLYEPHTDIIVKDRRQVQYGHKLNLVQGKSRLILDLVIEEGNPADSDQFIPMMERQKEIYGRVPRQTSGDGGYACRANLEKAKAMGISDVAFNKKRGLEVEEMTKSQYVYKTLFRFRAGIEAGISWLKRCFGLSRCHCKGSERFDSHCWLSVVCYNLVILARHPAPS; this is translated from the coding sequence ATGCGCAAAAAACGCAACCCGCAGTGTAGTATGGAACTCCATTACGTACCTCATGAAATCTGCTCCCAGCTTTCCGGTATCTCGCAATGGCTTGACGCCCATCCACAGTTCAATGACTGGATTTATGAGGACTTAAGTTCTGGTGATAAACAGAACACTGGGCGGAACGGACTATCAGCAGAATCCGTTCTTCGTGCGGCACTCCTGAAACAGTATTTGAATTGTGATTATGACTACTTGTCGTTTGTTTTGATGGACTCCATGCTCTTTCGAGACTTTTGTCGCCTCGAACCAAACCAGCGCCCCAGTCGCTCCAGTTTGCATGGGCTCATCAGCCTTCTTACTGCATCTACATGGGAACGGATTAATAACTGTCAGCTAATGACCGCTAAAGATCAGGGTATTGAAAAAGGGCGCACTGTGGCTATTGACAGCACAGTCACCGAATCGGATATCAAACCTCCTTGCGACAGTGATCTTTTAGCCAGTTCCGTTAAAGAAATTTGTCGGCTGCTGGAACGGGGACAAACACTGACAGCGACACCGCTTTATGAATATACCCATCACAACCGAGCCGTAAAAGATGCGGCCAGAAAATGCATCTACGCTGGCAAAGAAGAGCGGCATCAGCATTATAAAAAACTGCTGCAGTTGACCCGAAAATCCCGGAAGGTACTTATCGAAGCTACTGTCACGCTAGCAAACGCCCGTCAGCAGGGGCAGTGTCTCCTGGCTGATGATGCCGACAAGTGGCAGGCCGATGTGGATCACCTGTTACCCCTGGTGGATGCAATAGTCTCCCAGACAGAGCGCAGGGTCTTTAAGGGTGAAAAGGTGCCAGCCCAGGAAAAAGTGGTTAGCCTGTATGAACCCCATACGGATATCATCGTAAAAGACAGGCGGCAAGTACAGTATGGCCATAAACTGAACCTGGTTCAGGGAAAAAGTCGATTGATCCTGGACCTGGTTATTGAGGAAGGTAACCCAGCGGATTCGGACCAATTCATTCCGATGATGGAAAGACAAAAAGAAATTTATGGTCGTGTACCTCGCCAGACAAGCGGTGACGGCGGATACGCGTGTCGCGCTAATTTGGAAAAAGCCAAGGCCATGGGAATCAGCGATGTAGCTTTTAATAAGAAGCGCGGACTTGAAGTCGAAGAGATGACTAAAAGTCAGTATGTGTATAAAACGCTCTTTCGCTTCCGGGCAGGTATTGAAGCGGGAATTTCGTGGCTAAAGAGATGTTTTGGGCTATCACGTTGCCACTGCAAGGGTTCTGAGCGTTTTGATTCTCATTGCTGGTTATCGGTGGTCTGTTACAACCTGGTGATTCTGGCCAGACACCCGGCACCATCCTGA
- a CDS encoding ProQ/FINO family protein, translated as MTLLYYFSEMPGVMRARQSMTAENSNISDQSNHEQEMQLATEQDGSAMSQSLPEEARKILERLHSRPDSDVMNSEALRLVRIIWPGAFNVSDPRPLKIGIHKEMAEAKLLPAYIIPVALRFFTSMDRYLEKSSLALSGLTFRSRRQVE; from the coding sequence GTGACACTGCTTTATTACTTTTCCGAGATGCCCGGAGTTATGCGGGCAAGGCAGTCGATGACAGCAGAAAACAGTAATATTTCTGACCAGAGCAACCATGAACAGGAAATGCAGCTGGCAACTGAACAGGATGGCTCCGCCATGAGTCAATCGCTTCCGGAAGAGGCCAGGAAAATTCTTGAGAGGCTGCACAGTCGGCCTGATAGTGACGTAATGAATTCGGAGGCGCTGCGCCTGGTACGAATTATCTGGCCCGGCGCGTTCAATGTTTCAGATCCCCGGCCCCTCAAGATCGGTATTCACAAAGAGATGGCAGAAGCAAAGTTGCTGCCGGCATATATTATTCCTGTAGCACTGCGATTTTTTACGTCCATGGATCGCTATCTTGAAAAATCAAGCCTGGCGCTATCCGGATTAACCTTCAGGAGCAGGCGGCAGGTCGAGTAA
- a CDS encoding sodium:calcium antiporter, which yields MISILQFILAVAVGFALLCWSANRLVEVASTLAFRLGMPLLTIGVTVVAFGTSAPELMVSSVAAFNGSGGIAIGNVVGSNIVNIGLILAIGGLIAPLVVKARIVYRELSILLITTVAAAVMLMDGRLSLLDGIIFSAAFFTYSCYLLKSSTGQEAEQDIPVLPIILPGPLQSL from the coding sequence ATGATTTCCATTCTCCAATTTATTCTGGCAGTTGCTGTCGGTTTTGCTTTGCTTTGCTGGAGTGCAAATCGTCTCGTTGAAGTGGCATCTACCCTGGCATTTCGTCTGGGCATGCCTCTGTTGACCATTGGTGTTACCGTGGTTGCTTTTGGTACTTCTGCTCCTGAGTTAATGGTCTCTTCCGTTGCGGCATTTAATGGCTCCGGCGGGATCGCCATTGGCAATGTGGTTGGCTCAAATATCGTCAACATCGGCCTGATTCTGGCGATAGGTGGACTGATTGCTCCTCTGGTCGTTAAGGCACGTATTGTCTATCGCGAACTCTCTATCCTGCTGATTACGACCGTAGCTGCTGCTGTGATGTTAATGGACGGTAGATTAAGCCTGTTGGATGGGATTATTTTTTCCGCTGCATTTTTTACCTACAGCTGCTATTTGCTGAAGTCTTCAACCGGACAGGAAGCCGAGCAGGATATCCCCGTGCTACCGATCATACTCCCCGGGCCTTTGCAGAGTCTTTGA
- a CDS encoding sodium:calcium antiporter, giving the protein MLLLLVLGSQLLVWGAKGIALAMGVNELIIGLTLVAFGTSLPELAAVVVSARKGLHDMTVATVIGSNIFSNCSAPPHKSGIF; this is encoded by the coding sequence ATGCTGTTGCTGCTTGTGCTGGGTTCTCAGCTCCTGGTCTGGGGCGCTAAAGGTATTGCCTTGGCGATGGGAGTCAATGAGCTGATTATTGGCTTGACGCTGGTAGCTTTTGGCACCAGCCTTCCTGAACTGGCGGCAGTGGTGGTCAGTGCCCGGAAAGGACTGCACGATATGACAGTGGCTACGGTTATTGGATCTAATATCTTTAGTAACTGTTCAGCACCCCCACATAAATCTGGAATTTTCTGA
- a CDS encoding DUF6444 domain-containing protein produces MIPELPATMSAEILLKENAELRMRVACLEERCRELEEKVGKNSQNSSKPPSSDGYQNLVKTVILQIILTTFPQIKVPIHRMKNPILKV; encoded by the coding sequence ATGATTCCAGAACTACCCGCAACTATGTCGGCTGAGATTCTCTTGAAAGAGAATGCAGAGCTGCGGATGAGAGTTGCCTGTCTGGAAGAGCGATGTCGAGAATTGGAAGAAAAGGTTGGCAAGAACAGTCAAAACAGCAGCAAGCCGCCATCGTCTGATGGTTATCAAAACCTTGTAAAAACAGTAATTCTCCAGATCATTCTGACGACCTTTCCGCAGATAAAGGTACCGATCCATCGGATGAAAAACCCAATCCTAAAAGTCTGA
- a CDS encoding transposase, with amino-acid sequence MFTAAAQYGSATQAMAVYLNQYHFLPFKRVSEYFNTLYKMSVSAGTVANFVARTYENLASTEEVIRDALRESSVAGADETGMRAEGSLHWLHVYAG; translated from the coding sequence GTGTTTACCGCTGCCGCACAATATGGCTCAGCCACACAGGCTATGGCCGTCTATCTTAACCAATACCATTTCCTGCCTTTTAAGCGCGTGTCAGAGTATTTTAATACTCTCTATAAAATGAGTGTAAGTGCAGGCACTGTCGCCAATTTTGTGGCCAGAACCTATGAAAATCTGGCTTCTACTGAAGAGGTTATTCGTGACGCCTTGCGGGAATCGTCTGTTGCCGGAGCCGATGAAACGGGTATGCGGGCCGAGGGCTCTTTGCACTGGCTACACGTTTATGCGGGATGA
- a CDS encoding transposase: MKRVCGPRALCTGYTFMRDEQWTLYYLSEKRGREAMDTMGILLTFAGVLVHDHWKSYFAYAATHVLCNAHHLRELLGVVDRDSNQLALRLMKLLRLSWHYCKGFKTIGMLQMPSVVCERIEKIYDRCFSGL, translated from the coding sequence ATGAAACGGGTATGCGGGCCGAGGGCTCTTTGCACTGGCTACACGTTTATGCGGGATGAACAATGGACGCTCTACTACTTGTCTGAAAAGCGAGGTCGTGAGGCCATGGACACGATGGGCATACTGCTAACATTTGCAGGCGTTCTGGTTCATGATCATTGGAAATCCTATTTTGCATATGCGGCAACTCACGTACTTTGCAATGCCCATCACCTGAGGGAGCTTTTGGGTGTTGTTGATAGGGACAGCAATCAACTGGCGTTGCGATTGATGAAGCTACTGAGGCTTTCCTGGCATTACTGCAAGGGCTTTAAGACCATAGGTATGCTACAGATGCCAAGTGTTGTCTGTGAACGAATCGAGAAGATTTATGACCGTTGCTTCAGCGGGCTCTAA
- a CDS encoding transposase: MLQRALMKEVVYMEKQREELKRKKVKNTKAYNLFKRLTEFKAETLRFMSDFTIPFDNNGSERDVRMAKLKQKISGCFRSADGGSMFARIRSYLSSARKQGMDIYQSLHRAVRNYCNMPLLSAE; the protein is encoded by the coding sequence TTGCTTCAGCGGGCTCTAATGAAAGAAGTCGTCTATATGGAGAAGCAACGAGAGGAGCTTAAGCGCAAGAAAGTCAAGAATACTAAAGCTTACAATCTCTTCAAACGACTCACTGAGTTCAAGGCTGAGACACTGCGCTTCATGTCAGATTTTACCATTCCCTTCGATAACAATGGCAGTGAGCGGGATGTTCGAATGGCCAAGTTAAAGCAGAAAATCTCAGGCTGCTTCAGGAGTGCAGACGGTGGTTCTATGTTTGCACGGATTCGCAGCTATTTGTCGTCTGCCAGAAAACAGGGAATGGACATATATCAATCACTTCATAGAGCTGTTCGGAATTACTGTAATATGCCTTTGCTCAGTGCTGAATAG
- the istB gene encoding IS21-like element helper ATPase IstB gives MTTSLTTLIERLKLDHLHDSLDAICEQASKKDLNYREFLAEALSTEWAGRHQKGLESRLKQARLPWLKTLEQFDYSFQPTVDRKVVRELSGLGFVERAENVVLLGPPGVGKTHLAIALAVKAAEAGHKVMFMSLDKLMTTLKKAQQENRLERQMQLLAYPKLLVLDEIGYLPMDQDEASLFFRLVTRRYEKASIILTSNKSFVDWGEIFGDQAIATAILDRLLHHATTLNIKGESYRLKEKRKAGLLKEPPR, from the coding sequence ATGACCACCTCCTTAACGACACTGATTGAGCGATTAAAACTCGATCATCTCCATGACAGCCTTGATGCCATTTGTGAACAGGCCAGCAAAAAAGACCTGAACTATCGGGAATTTCTGGCTGAAGCATTAAGCACCGAATGGGCCGGTCGCCATCAGAAAGGCCTTGAGAGCCGCTTGAAGCAGGCAAGGCTACCGTGGTTGAAAACCCTGGAGCAATTCGATTACAGCTTTCAGCCCACTGTTGATCGTAAAGTCGTCAGGGAGCTGTCTGGCCTTGGCTTTGTAGAGCGGGCTGAGAACGTTGTTTTACTGGGACCTCCGGGTGTTGGCAAAACACATCTGGCCATCGCGCTTGCCGTCAAGGCAGCGGAAGCAGGCCATAAGGTCATGTTCATGAGTCTGGACAAGCTGATGACCACCTTGAAAAAGGCACAGCAGGAAAACCGGCTTGAACGACAGATGCAGCTGCTGGCCTATCCAAAGCTTCTGGTTCTGGATGAAATTGGTTACCTCCCAATGGATCAGGATGAGGCCAGCCTTTTCTTCCGGCTCGTTACTCGCCGATATGAAAAGGCAAGCATCATCTTGACCTCCAATAAAAGCTTCGTAGACTGGGGTGAAATCTTCGGTGACCAGGCCATAGCTACTGCTATTCTCGACCGATTGCTTCATCACGCAACCACCTTGAATATCAAGGGTGAAAGTTATCGGTTAAAAGAGAAACGAAAGGCGGGCTTACTGAAAGAACCACCACGGTAA
- a CDS encoding transposase, producing the protein MKTGHFKSVLTMDNAYYRKQVVEWFEARPWDFSISVTNDNYCRPVLDCIEGLPKSAWTPIRSDNTEEAILSYHQPAGWNRQQTYVVTRRWHDGKQWLAVPRYSVILVSRSDLPLAELVRRHREKQGQENAQKGPLIDLDLHHPPCRSFHANQAFYACGQMAQILLRALQYKALPEKERRHGIRPLIRKVIRSVGRLTYSGKKWTLWFVKTAADLGWLLDISNRLDMKPPPICS; encoded by the coding sequence GTGAAAACAGGTCATTTCAAATCGGTGCTAACAATGGACAATGCCTACTACAGAAAACAGGTTGTGGAATGGTTTGAAGCCCGTCCGTGGGACTTCTCTATCAGCGTCACCAATGACAACTACTGCCGTCCAGTACTCGATTGTATTGAGGGTTTACCCAAAAGTGCCTGGACGCCTATCCGCAGTGACAACACAGAAGAGGCGATCCTGTCTTATCACCAGCCTGCCGGGTGGAACCGTCAGCAGACGTATGTCGTGACCCGCCGCTGGCATGACGGAAAACAGTGGCTGGCAGTGCCCCGCTACTCAGTGATACTGGTCAGCCGCTCTGATCTGCCGTTGGCAGAACTGGTGCGTCGCCACCGGGAGAAGCAGGGGCAGGAGAATGCCCAGAAAGGTCCACTGATTGATCTGGATTTGCACCATCCACCCTGTCGCTCATTTCACGCCAATCAGGCTTTTTACGCCTGTGGTCAAATGGCACAGATTTTACTGAGAGCTTTGCAGTACAAGGCTTTGCCAGAGAAAGAGAGAAGACATGGTATTCGCCCGCTGATCAGGAAAGTGATCCGGTCAGTGGGCCGGTTAACCTATAGCGGTAAAAAGTGGACATTGTGGTTCGTCAAAACGGCTGCAGATCTTGGATGGCTGTTGGATATCAGCAACAGGCTGGACATGAAGCCTCCGCCGATTTGCAGCTGA
- a CDS encoding ISAs1 family transposase — protein MKTVQICFWYRVSDQLSILKRELRFQECFTRWISDTFRDFSGEGLDVIPIDGKCLRGSRSKSKKAIHMVSAWSTRAGMVICQRKVDDKSNEITAVPELLRSMYLKGCFITADALNCQREIVKVCIEQGGDYLLPVKGNQENLHKQIEKVAEQQCEWDPEQTLCFNVTIQH, from the coding sequence ATGAAAACTGTACAAATTTGCTTCTGGTACAGAGTATCCGATCAGCTATCCATTCTTAAGCGGGAATTAAGGTTTCAAGAGTGCTTTACACGATGGATTTCCGATACTTTCAGAGACTTTTCCGGCGAGGGACTGGATGTTATCCCCATTGATGGAAAGTGCCTCCGAGGCTCAAGAAGTAAATCCAAAAAGGCCATTCATATGGTAAGCGCGTGGAGTACCCGCGCGGGAATGGTTATCTGTCAACGAAAGGTTGATGACAAATCCAATGAAATCACTGCTGTTCCTGAACTTTTGAGGTCTATGTACCTGAAGGGTTGTTTTATCACTGCTGACGCTCTCAACTGCCAAAGAGAGATTGTTAAAGTCTGCATCGAACAGGGCGGTGATTATCTGCTTCCAGTTAAGGGCAACCAGGAGAACCTTCACAAGCAAATTGAAAAAGTAGCTGAACAACAATGCGAATGGGATCCGGAGCAGACTCTTTGTTTCAATGTAACTATTCAGCACTGA
- the istB gene encoding IS21-like element helper ATPase IstB, which yields MINETLARLRSLRLTGMADALNQQLDQPGTYSSLSFEERLSLLTEQEETERNNKRLARLLRSARFKLAARIHDIDYEHPRGLKQNQMASLSGGGWLDRYRNLLITGPCGSGKSYLACALGHMACLKGYSVRYYRMSRLLDELILAHGDGSYSRQLKQLAKVDLLILDDWGLEPLTQQQRNDLLEVMDDRHEQGSTLVTSQLPTRKWHASIGDETLADAILDRLMHNAHRIELKGESMRKKLGKLDAVEHLV from the coding sequence ATGATCAATGAAACACTGGCTCGCCTTAGGTCACTGCGACTGACCGGAATGGCAGATGCCCTCAATCAACAGCTGGACCAGCCGGGCACCTACAGTAGCCTTAGCTTTGAAGAACGACTGTCGTTGCTTACTGAGCAGGAAGAAACAGAGCGAAACAATAAACGTCTGGCTCGGCTGCTCAGAAGCGCCCGGTTTAAACTGGCTGCCCGGATACACGACATTGACTATGAACACCCCAGAGGTCTCAAACAGAACCAGATGGCCAGCCTGTCTGGAGGAGGCTGGCTTGACCGGTACAGGAACCTGTTGATCACCGGACCTTGTGGTTCCGGTAAGAGCTACCTGGCCTGCGCCCTTGGGCACATGGCTTGTCTGAAAGGCTACAGTGTCCGGTACTATCGGATGTCCAGGCTACTGGATGAACTGATCCTTGCCCACGGTGATGGCAGCTACAGCAGGCAGTTGAAACAACTGGCAAAAGTAGACTTGCTGATTCTGGACGACTGGGGCCTGGAACCACTGACGCAGCAACAAAGGAACGATCTGCTGGAAGTCATGGATGACAGGCACGAGCAAGGTTCCACGTTGGTTACCAGTCAATTGCCCACCCGGAAGTGGCATGCCAGCATTGGTGATGAAACTCTGGCCGACGCCATTCTTGACCGGCTTATGCACAATGCCCACCGGATTGAACTCAAAGGCGAATCCATGCGCAAAAAGCTTGGAAAATTGGACGCAGTTGAACACCTGGTCTAA